A single Bos mutus isolate GX-2022 chromosome 25, NWIPB_WYAK_1.1, whole genome shotgun sequence DNA region contains:
- the BHLHA15 gene encoding class A basic helix-loop-helix protein 15 codes for MKTKSRPPRRRAPPQDPEATPGERTPDRPPPGSGGPDATKALRSRTARAQGARAEGGRRRPGPGGRRESSVQRRLESNERERQRMHKLNNAFQALREVIPHVRADKKLSKIETLTLAKNYIKSLTATILTMSSGRLPGLDGPGPKLYQHYQQQQQAAGGTLVAAEAPPEGHLQKYSTQIHSFREGS; via the coding sequence ATGAAGACCAAGAGCCGGCCACCCCGGCGCCGGGCACCTCCACAAGACCCAGAAGCCACCCCAGGGGAGCGGACGCCCGACAGGCCACCGCCGGGCTCAGGAGGGCCGGACGCGACCAAGGCTCTCCGGAGCCGGACGGCGCGGGCGCAGGGGGCACGGGCGGAGGGCGGGCGCCGGCGGCCAGGGCCGGGGGGCCGGCGGGAAAGCAGCGTCCAGCGGCGGCTGGAGAGCAACGAGCGGGAGCGACAGCGCATGCACAAGCTGAACAACGCCTTCCAGGCGCTGCGCGAGGTCATCCCACACGTGCGTGCTGATAAGAAGCTCTCCAAGATCGAGACCCTCACACTGGCCAAGAACTACATCAAGTCGCTGACCGCCACCATCCTGACCATGTCCAGCGGCCGCCTCCCTGGCCTGGACGGGCCGGGTCCCAAGCTCTACCAGCactatcagcagcagcagcaggctgccgGGGGCACGCTTGTGGCCGCCGAGGCCCCGCCCGAGGGCCACCTGCAGAAATACTCCACCCAGATCCACAGCTTCCGCGAGGGCTCCTAG